From Arachis hypogaea cultivar Tifrunner chromosome 3, arahy.Tifrunner.gnm2.J5K5, whole genome shotgun sequence:
ATGTCAATTGATCCAAATCGGATTTTaatatttgtaattataattCACATTAGTCCCTAAGTTCATATTCGTATGAGGCATTGCTATTTTGGCATGTTAACTTATTAGATTCGATAAAACAAAACGTCATTTTATATTGATGCTCAATCTTTAAAAAAATGATGTCATTTTACAACGACGGAGGTTAAAACGATGTCATTTCGTTGAAGATAAAATGCCAATATAAAACGATGTCATTTTGTACTAAATTAGCATACCATTAATGGAGATAAGCATAGTGATTAATATAAATTTGAGGGTCTAatttagattaatttaaattttaaaattcaatttgggTATTAACTCCTCTAATGACTTTATCTTTAAAGTTTTGTTTGTTTCTAGAATAATtagacattaaaattaaaatttcacttTTAGGATACAGTTTCAATCTCCTCAGGAACTAAAGTTTATGGAGAtagatactaaaattttttataatattctttttcctcttccttttcaaatttcaattttaagtttttaaccctCGGTGATTGATGAGAGGCTGATGACTGAGAACCAAAATTATAAGAAGAGAGGAGGGGGAAGGCACAGCACTGGCGGGTTGAATGCCTTCGTCGCCATCAACGCAAAAAGGAAGAGGAATTATGAACGAGAGAGAGGAGAATGCTGgtatagagagagggagagagaaagagaccgACCGTGCCGGCGAGCaggggagaagaggaagaaggcgACGACGGCCCAGGAGGACGCCACCATTGCCATCGCTCAAATAGAGAGAGCTAGCcgaagaaaacaaataaaaaaggagCATTTTGAATACAAATTGAAGGAGCTTAAAAAAATGCACAAATCGAAGAGGAAGCAAAAGAAATTGATGTTTCTGAAGGGGTTGTAAAAAGCAAATGTGCAAAATATGACGAGCCTCTAGCTATTGCCGCCCGAGATTGGAGATCTTTGCAAGTTTATCAGGCTTCAAGACTCCCAAGTGGAATAATCATTGTCGAGAACGGGGAAAGGGAAAATGGATTagggtttattttgtttttttccaattaggtatttaagtaattttatttgtagcaatctttatatttatatcttaaaCTAAATAGGATACTAAAACATAAGATAATCCTGTACACCTTAAATCAAACACAATCCTAAAACAAAATTTAGTTATGTCTCTCAATCACAATTCTCCTTCTAAACGCAGAGATGTTGAACTTGTAATACCAGAATTTGTTTATACATGAATGTCCCAGGACAACAGATGAAAATGTAAATAGTAAGGTGATAATAATATCTTTAGTGAATACTATATGGCATATAATGTTTATATGTTATATTCCACAATCAGCTAAATACCTCGTAAAATTTCTCAATAACAAGTAAACCTGAGTCTATCGATTCCAAGGGATCCTTTCTAAGCCTGTGCCTCAAGCAGTTAGGGATGACAGTAGCAATATCCTCTGCGCTTACTTTGTCTCTTCCCTTCAAAGCAGCAAGAGCTTTTGCAGCCCTATTGGTTACTATGTCTCCTCTTAATCCATCCACATTCAAGTCAGCACAAACCTTGGAGATCTTCACCTTGAGATCCTGATCAATTTGAACAGATGGGAGGGCACTCCTTGCTGAGGCAATTTGTTGCTGGAGCTTATCTTGCTCAGCTTTGTAGGAATCTCGGAACTCCTTTGGATTCTTGTCGAATCTAGCCCTCTCCTCCACAATCTTCACTCTTAGCTCCGCGTCCCTCACAGTCCCAACTTGAGCATGCATTCCAAACCTGTCCAGCAGTTGAGGCCGGAGCTCACCTTCTTCCGGGTTGCCTGAACCAATGAGTATGAACCGAGCTGGATGTGAGattgaaattccctctctctccaCTGTGTTCCAACCTGATGCGGCGGAATCCAATAAGACATCCACCAAGTGATCATCCAAAAGGTTAACTTCATCAACATATAGTATTCCCCTGTTGGCTTTAGCGAGCAGGCCAGGCTCAAATGCCTTCACACCCTCAGTTAGTGCTTTCTCAATGTCAATTGTCCCACACACTCTATCTTCTGTAGCACCCAATGGCAAATCAACCATGTTAATTTTGGTGTACACAACCTCGAGTTGCTCTCCTTTCAGCACCCGCTCTCTCACTTCAATGCCCATGAATTCCGGATCTTGAGGATCTGAATTGTATGGGTCACCAGCAACAACCTTGATCTCAGGAAGCAAATCAACCAGTGACCTAACTGTTGTGGATTTCCCAGTTCCCCTATCCCCCATGATCATCACACCACCAATCTTGGGATCGATCACATTTAGGAGAAGG
This genomic window contains:
- the LOC112791541 gene encoding magnesium-chelatase subunit ChlI, chloroplastic, coding for MASMLGTSSIALFPSRSRCQSSPSVHALSLTTGQVFGRKFYGRIGFHGIKGRPQFSVASVATEVNSVEQAQKIASKESQRPVYPFSAIVGQDEMKLCLLLNVIDPKIGGVMIMGDRGTGKSTTVRSLVDLLPEIKVVAGDPYNSDPQDPEFMGIEVRERVLKGEQLEVVYTKINMVDLPLGATEDRVCGTIDIEKALTEGVKAFEPGLLAKANRGILYVDEVNLLDDHLVDVLLDSAASGWNTVEREGISISHPARFILIGSGNPEEGELRPQLLDRFGMHAQVGTVRDAELRVKIVEERARFDKNPKEFRDSYKAEQDKLQQQIASARSALPSVQIDQDLKVKISKVCADLNVDGLRGDIVTNRAAKALAALKGRDKVSAEDIATVIPNCLRHRLRKDPLESIDSGLLVIEKFYEVFS